Part of the Methylomonas sp. AM2-LC genome, CGGCTACCGTTAGCTTGGGCTTCTTCCATGCCAGCAATGACATAAGGTGAGCCGATTCGGGTGCGTATTACCTTTTCAAACCAGGCCGATGCCTCAATAGCGGTATTGCAACTGACTGGGGTAACTACAGTATCGGCCGCTAAAAATTTGGCACATAATAAGCCAACGATATCGCCACGTAACCAGTTGCCGGTTTCATCAGCAATCAACGGACGATCACCGTCGCCATCCGTAGAGATAATGGCATCAAGACCATGTTCTGCAGCCCAGCCTAGCCCGCGCTGGAGGTCTTCGTCACTGACTGCTTCGGTATCAATAGGTACAAAGGTATCCGTTCGTGCCAAACCAATAACGGTTGCTCCCAGTGCGGATAGTATTTCGCGTAGGCAATCTCGGGCAGCACTGGAATGTTCGTAAATACCAATACGTTGCCCTGCCAGTAACTCAACTGGGAATAACCGTAGATAACGTTGCACATATTGTTGTATTGCAGCGGGATTAACCGTGGGTAGTTCGGTATCCCCTGTATTGCTTGCTATTTCCACCACGGCAGCACTGATAGCCACTTCATCGGCTTTACTGATTTCACCTTCAGCCCGGTAAAATTTAATACCATTACGATCAAAAGGAATATGGCTGCCGGTAATCATTATTGCCGGAATACCTTTAGATAAGGCATACCAAGCCAGTGCAGGGGTAGGCAATACCCCGCAAAAATCTGCTATGCATCCTGCCTGACGAATAGCCTCTGCACAAGCCTTGACAATTTTAGGGCTGGAAGGGCGCAAATCCATACCTAAAGCAATTTTTTGCCCAGGTTTGCCTAAATCAAGGCCTTGTATAAAAGCCAACGTATAGGCAGCGCATACCTCATCGGTCATGGCAGTCACTAAACCGCGTGCGCCACTCGTGCCAAAAGATACCCCGCTTTGAGACATCATTTCTTGAATATTGATTGTTTTCATAGCTTTAGTTTGTGCTGGGTTTGTGTTAAATAAGGTGAGAAGCGCAGGCCTGTTGTTAAATGTCAATGGACTGTAGGATGTGCTTCACGAAGTGAAGCGCCTCTATCGTGATTGATGCGCCTATTAGTTTCGGCAAATCCTATAAAAACTTAACTTTACGCCGAATAGTTACAATTTCCCAAGTATTGTCCATTTTTAGTGATAACTTGCAAATACAGTAATTATATCGACTCTTATACATTCCCGATACTATTAACCCAATTGTCAGTCTGCGTTGGCTGGCGATAGCCGAAACTCAGCAAATTCATTCACTACTAGTCATCAGTAAGGCTAGTAGATTTATAAGTAGTCACTTAGTATTAAAACTGACAAAAGTTCTATCCCTGTAAACTGATAATTGTCGGCTTTGCTACATGGACGCTAAAAACCACATAAAATCTGCAAATTGTTTATCTGCTTATTCCTTGTTTAGCTTGGGCTTTGTACGGTTTTAAACAGACTGGCAAGTGTTTTGCTTTATAAACAATAAATACTTTTATCATTAGAATTTACAGGGGAATTGAGCGCATGTTACTAGAAAAATACAATAGCCAAGGGC contains:
- a CDS encoding phosphomannomutase; translation: MKTINIQEMMSQSGVSFGTSGARGLVTAMTDEVCAAYTLAFIQGLDLGKPGQKIALGMDLRPSSPKIVKACAEAIRQAGCIADFCGVLPTPALAWYALSKGIPAIMITGSHIPFDRNGIKFYRAEGEISKADEVAISAAVVEIASNTGDTELPTVNPAAIQQYVQRYLRLFPVELLAGQRIGIYEHSSAARDCLREILSALGATVIGLARTDTFVPIDTEAVSDEDLQRGLGWAAEHGLDAIISTDGDGDRPLIADETGNWLRGDIVGLLCAKFLAADTVVTPVSCNTAIEASAWFEKVIRTRIGSPYVIAGMEEAQANGSRSVAGFEANGGFLAGEGLSVGGKSLAALPTRDAVLPALAVLAMAKQHGSKISTLLTDLPHRYTASNRLQDFPVVNSRALLDRLQSDKLAYQSLWGKSLGAVIHQDITDGLRLTFENGEIIHLRPSGNAPELRCYAEADRMERAQELVNLSLQRIAGR